From the Lysinibacillus fusiformis genome, the window AAAATCGTATTCTGAGGGGCATACGATACGTCTAGGAGGGGCTATTTTGAAAAGAAATATGTACACCCGAATAACGATCGTGCTATTTATTATCGGTTTGATGATAGCGGTACAATACAATACCATACAAAAACCAGCTGAGCGAGATACACGAGATATTTGGGCAATAAGAGAGGAATTAGCACAAGAAAAGCAAAGACATTCCGCATTACTGGCAGAAATTCGCTCACTTCATGAAGTAGTGGATCGCTATGAGCAATCTGAAAAAGTAAATCAGCAAGCAGCCTTAAATGAAACATTAAATCGTTTAAAGTTGCAAGCAGGATTAACAGAAGTTATTGGACCAGGTGTCGTACTTCGTGTTGAACCTGCACCTGAACTGATTGAAATGGGCTATGAAATTAAAGAAATTTCACCCGATTTGTTAACTCAATTATTAAATACCCTTTTTAAGAACGATGCTACTAGTGTCGCAATCGATGGTAATCGTGTAGTACAAACGACTGCCATACGGGATATAAATGGTAAGACAACAGTAAACAGTATACCACTGTCTTCACCTTCTTTTGAGCTATTTGTTGGGACAAGCAATTATAAAGCAGCACAAAAAATGTATAATTCATTGCAGGCCTCAACATTTATAGACTCATTTTATTTAGACAATTTTAATTTAGTAATTGAAGAACCAAATGAACAGTTACTAATTCCAGCATTTGATCAGCCGTTGACAAATGATTATTTAGCAGAGGTAAAAAAAGGAGATTAATATATGTGGCTACCATTTTTAGGTTTGATATTTGGACTTGCCCTTGGCTTGTTAACAAATATACAAATCCCCTCTATGTATGAAAATTATCTGTCAATAGCTGTTTTAGCAGCTTTAGATACATTATTTGGAGGTATTCGTGCTCAATTACAGCAAGTTTACGATGATAAAGTTTTTGTATCAGGATTCTTTTTTAATATAGTTCTAGCAGCAGGATTAGCTTTTATAGGAGTGAATTTGGGGATAGATTTGTATTTAGCAGC encodes:
- a CDS encoding DUF881 domain-containing protein, with amino-acid sequence MKRNMYTRITIVLFIIGLMIAVQYNTIQKPAERDTRDIWAIREELAQEKQRHSALLAEIRSLHEVVDRYEQSEKVNQQAALNETLNRLKLQAGLTEVIGPGVVLRVEPAPELIEMGYEIKEISPDLLTQLLNTLFKNDATSVAIDGNRVVQTTAIRDINGKTTVNSIPLSSPSFELFVGTSNYKAAQKMYNSLQASTFIDSFYLDNFNLVIEEPNEQLLIPAFDQPLTNDYLAEVKKGD
- a CDS encoding small basic family protein, whose protein sequence is MWLPFLGLIFGLALGLLTNIQIPSMYENYLSIAVLAALDTLFGGIRAQLQQVYDDKVFVSGFFFNIVLAAGLAFIGVNLGIDLYLAAIFAFGVRLFQNIAIIRRILLTRLDEKRHKRKKTSIE